From the Porites lutea chromosome 5, jaPorLute2.1, whole genome shotgun sequence genome, the window TTATAGGCTCTCTctcccttcctttttcttttccctccCGCCAACTTTTCGCGAGCCTTTTACTTTCGCGTCTCCCCCACTATCGGAGAACCTGGAATAGGctttgtgtttttaaaatatacgGCGTAACAGTAATGACATCCGTGGTATTATAGTTGATAATCAAGAGATCAAAGTAAGTCTGTTCACAGATGACCTGACTGGGTTTTTAAAAGATGATCTATCTCTAACAAACTTTGTTAAACTTATAGAAGATTAAGGAACTTGCTCTGGTCTAAAGGTTAACCACGAAAAGTCAGAGCTTTTTCTGTCACGTAACAGGGCCTATACCGTACCAGAAACCGCTCTgggaacaacatgaaaattaaaCGATCTGTTAAAATGTTGGGTGTAACTTTTACCTGCGACAATCGagcaaaataaaacttaaacatCAATGAATTAATCAGCTCCATTCAACTTAAGCTACGAATCTGGAGGTGGAGGGATTTGTCTATCACCGGGAGAATTCAAATTGTCAAAACCTTTATTATCCCTATCTTCTTTTATCGCACGAGCTTGATATCACTGGATAACGAATTTGtgaaagaagcaaacaaaatcTTCTTTGATTTTATCTGGAAAGGAGAGCATAAAGTTAAACGTTCTGCTCTTAGTAGTGACAAAAACTGTAGATCATTCCAGGCTGAAACAGATGTAGCGGGGAGACCTGTTCGAAGCAGTTGAGCCCGGAAGGCAAAGAATTGCTAGATTGGTGCACGTGTTAATTTGTAGCCACCTGTTGAATAGTTCGAGTTTGAAATTGTTACTGTTAGTagcttacctttttttttttactgtttgttgAATTCTCTCGGTTATTCGTGATTCCGCTCTTTGATGTGATAAAAAAATGCCGATCTAAAATGGAACTTAATGCGCTAAGTGGCAGCGCATGAGGTTCGCAACCTTAAAATGTGACTTCTCGAAAAGGAACACTTAAAAGAAAGTTGTCCAATCATGACGGTTTTGGAAAAAAGAGGATTTTGATTCATGACTTTCTGTTACGTATCCCGCATCTGTCGCTGCATTGTAAAGTTGAAACCTGGAATGCGTTTTTTTGCATTGAAAGGTGGTTTGTGATTAATGGCAAAATAAAGGTAATCCGAGATgcatgtttttaaatttttagcaACAAGGCTCACGTAATATTGTTCAATTTGATTGCGGCAAAATGGTTAATAACTGGTTGGTTTACTGAATTAATTCATAGTCTTGGAGCTCTCTTCAGAAGTGTTTCGAACCTCGCTAGTGCCAGGTTCGAAATTCACGGATAATCTGTAAGTCAAATGCATTGAACGTTATCTTCTTTTCTCAAATTTCTCTTAATGCGGATGATTCATGTATGTAGTTTATTCAGTgacacaatttttttgtaacaaaagCAATAGCCCTTAGCCTGCGCGAGATTTACGAAATATGTAGAGCTGTGGCAACAAGTGCTGACATTTTTGTGGTAGTTTGTGGTAGTTTAAGTAGTTCATCAGGAATTTCGTTGATTGTTCGATTGTGCTCGAGGTTTCACACGTGCTATGGTGAGTCTTATTATGATAAGATTGGTGGTTCAAGGTACGCCCTCCCCCACTTTGGTGTTTGACACGATTTTgatttttactgtctttttaaTGCGTTACTGTTACTGTACGATGATGCAAATGTGAGGTTTACATGAAGCCCCTTCTGAACGCGATTTGAAAATTATGGCATTTTTCAGAGTGGCCTAAAAAACTGCCTCTGAAGATGGGTAAAAACTTCATTGAACAAGGAAACAGACACTACCAAGATCCGAAGATTACGAATAATAATATAACATTTTGGTTGATACAACGAATTTCGTTATATTAGCCACAATTAAAAATAACGTTATTTAGCGTTCGGGATACAATTACGATTAGAGTCTTCCTCGTTATGGCGTTCACTGAGTATTACCCCGTTAGGTACTCCGTCATTCATCAAGTGAACTCTTGGATCAGAAGATGCCTTTGTACATCAAATGGCTCTGATCTTTGGCCAAAGACCGTCTGGAAACAGCTAACAATCTTTCTCTTGATATAAGCCAATCCACGATGAATCATTTTGATGCAATGTAGGACACACGATGACACCTTTTTGTATACAAACGATAAGTGCGCGATCCCTTtacctaaaaataaaagtttaagaCATCATGTGATATTTAAATCAACAGgattaaaaatttaagattaGCTAAGATTAATTGCAATCTTCCTAAAGAGTGGCATTTAATTCTTTCGTGCTGGTGGCATAAAATCCCTGCTTTTATGTATAATTTTTTGTAGCtcgatttttgaaaacgtttccAGCAAATAGACCTGCTCGGTCAATGGACCTTTTTCGGCCAAAATCTCTGTGCAAAGAagccaataaaaaaattatagtgcGGCCAtcgctttttttctctctcctctCTTTCTTCTCGAACTTACTATTTATCCTGCCTTTGTTAGGATACCGCTTTGCGAATCATTGAAGAGAATCTaaggttttaatttttcacaagCCAGAAGGGGCTCTGCTCATTGAGTCAGTCAAGAAACTAGCAGTTGAATAATCATTAGGCTTACCTAAAGCAACCAGCAGCACAGAGCTGTTGAGGACGACGAACAGGATGTTCACGATCAAGGAGTCATTATCTTTGGTGACGTCAGAGGTGCTGTACATTGCCCCGAGGCAAACGTCAAAGAAGATAACCCACAGAACAAAGGTTTGCAGGAGATCTTCAAATTTGCCTTTGATCGGGCGGAAGAATGTGTAGGCCACACCAAAGACACTCACGACCAGGAGAGTCAGACCAATCTGGGATACTACCCCTGaaccaaaaaggaaaattagtgAAATAAGTATCAACTTTCGGTACATCTCTGTTATTTCCCAGAACCAAAATTTATCCTTGTAGTTCTCAAAGAAGACTTTCAGTCCAAAAGAAAGTTCCTCATACCGCTCTGATTGTCGGTATTTATAAATAAGCAGCAGTACCATCAGAGGAAATCCCACAGGGTATACGGAAAACACGGCAGCAAATGGCCAATACGTCTTGTGCTGGGGAGTAAAGCATTGGATGGAGTAATCAGCCTTCATGAGAGAGATACACTGGCTTCCTTCATCTGAAAAGCAATGTTTGACGCATGCGCCCTGAAGAGGAAGAATTTGGATAATTGTTTTACTTGTCATGGGATATGATGCCAGCAGAAACAGGAAAATGTTCCGATAGCAGGACCTCTTCAACCTAGATAGAGCACGTAGCTTTTCGCTCTCTGGACGATCCTTATTGCCTTTGATGTACAGCAATTGAAGGAACATGTAAACAAAGGCAAAAGAAACGACAACAAAGGTAACAGAAAGAACCAAGATGAATTTTAAGAACGGGTTAAGTCGAAGTTGAGAATAGACGCAACTCCATGGCgcaaattgaaaaatattgccatcAAACAATTTCAGAAACTTATCCATTGCGATCAGAGTAACTGGCCAATGAACTCTGGTCAGTGCCGAGAAAACACCGGCAATAACCTGGTAAAACCCAATGACAATTTTGAAGCAGGACATGATGATATCTGCAACTGTACGAttattttctgtctttttgGAGTCCCCCCACGGAACCGTTGCAAAGATCAAAATAAAGACTCCAATAACCACCAATGATGAAATTATGGAAACCAAGAATCCAGgacatttcaaacagaaattaaaTCGTAGGTAGTAGCCATGAGAACACGTAGCACACAAGTTTCCTTGGTATCCTTCTTCACACTCTGAATCTATTCCTCCCTTGCAGGACCCAGCAAAAGGACATTTTACTGGTTTGGGTAGTGAAGCAGTAAATTTAGAGTACGAATCGTTGTAGTCAGGACCAAAACTATGGATGTTGCTTATAAAGTCTTTATATAACTCTTTATTACTTTGATTGGTCCATTTCCAGAAATAATTAGGTGCAAGTATTGCAGTGTCGTTGACACAGCTGATGCCGTGAGCTGGACAATCGGAGCATGGACCAAAGCGATCCAAACGGTAAAATCCACGCAGGCATTTGCATGCACGATAACCAGCATGTTCGTTTGAGAGCGTCCCTGTTCAAAGAAAAGAAGGAGGTTTTAGTTCGTAACTGGGGATAAAGAAATCGTTTCAACAATGGTATTAGCGCTCACACACTTTGTTGAAATCCCTAGGCCTTAGAAGAGCatttattttcatcttttacCTTAATATGGAGAAAATATTTTCAGTCAATTGCAATTAAGACGCCATTATTTCTTTCGTTCTCTGTAAGAACCACTTTTTTATGTAGGTTGCATTAAAATCGTAAATTTCTGCACAGAAAAATGGCGACgaactatttcctttttaaaattggaataACGTTTAGTGGCAAATGCAGGTTCTGCAGAGAAGGTTCGGAAATGCCCTTTAGTTGAATCCTTTTGAAGTGAAATTTGGAGTGAAATAGCTTTGCTTTCCCAACGACAAATTATCTTTTCTGTCTTGCATAGACTTTGTAAACGACACTACAAACCTGCTATTTCATCATGTACTTTTAGTCACGagtaaataaatattatcaCATCTATCCCCTCAAACAAAAAGGCATTCAGCAATCAGGCTGTTTTCTAGAGACTTAAAGAAGAATTCAACATGAAGGCTATGTAAACGCCGTTGAAGGGAGTCTAATATTTCACTCATTTCTGCTTTTTTGTAGACTCCTCATCACTTTTGATTCTAAAACCTTGTGAGTTTATTGATGATCAATTATTATGTAAAAGTGAAGGAAGGAATGACTTTAAAGTCAAGGTTAAGTTCCACTTCGTTTTGTATAaactttaaataaattattgtaaattatcTCCTCTTGAAAGAAAGATAGTTTAACTTTCTTTGTGACAGGTAACTGTTGACTGATAATTAGTGGCGCCATTGAATCGTACTTAACAGTTACCGGCACCTTATTATAATTAAAACCGGCTTATTGAAggactcaagcaaaactgacTACGTTGGAATGACTGGACAACCTACAATTTTACTTACCATAAACGGCTGTTCAACTGTTCagctgtgacaatagacggatcgaaacgcgcCAGTGACATTTAGAGTCTTTATAGCCAATAAAATCACgacttaactgacagacgaccaatgaATAGCTTAAacgaccaatcaggtcaataaccagagtttaataccatcaacggACGTGCCACAACTCACGTTGACTCTGAAGATaactactgcacaggttgtcgaaacgtcagtcactgtcatcAACGgtctattcaggactacgcttATCCGGACGGTCATGCTCCACCTACTTAACTTGTTTTGTGATGCGAACGAAATAAACTGCTCGCTTTGCTTGTCTTTTCTCTGacaattcaattctttattttttacactattctttatttcacactatataagatatttacaaaagtgtacgtaggtaggaaaacaaagtagctgacaaataataattaactaaaagacattaagttcatttgtgtacagtgtccaaagtagcaagagctttcttgcTGGACACCGTCATGTTGAAATAGTTGGCAGCAGTAAAGAGAGGAATAAAATCTTAGataatatcagtgatagaaCATATAAGCAAGGTCAGATTTGGTTGGTTAAAAGACAggacttccattctttcttaaacttatgaTATGGCAGACACTTGAGACCAGGCGGTACAGTCTCCCAGATTTTTGGAGCGGAGAATTTAAAGAATTTGTCGCTAACAGTTGACTGATTTATGATTCATTACGTTGCGCCTTAAGTTTTCAACATAGTGAGGCCTGTCTTTTGCTGTAGCCTGAGACAGGCTCCAGTGCTTTGAGTTGGTTTTCCAGTTAATGTAAGTTAAAAGACTATATTTTTGCGAAAAGGATTGAACAAGATAGAATTCTCTGTTCGTCAATTTGGCAAGACAGATTCCAGTTTGGAAAATGGAAATTAAGGTGGAAATAAAAGGTACGTTCTATGGTTTTACGAGGAAGGTAGTTATGGTGATAGTAAAATAGTGTAGGGtgaaaaaataatgacaataacCGTCCTTACCATATGGACACGCCGAGCAGTCAGTTGGTCTTTGACCGGGATGTCGCTCTGTAGAGACATAGGTACCTAAACTACATTGCTTGCAGTTAATCTGCCCCATTTGGTCCTGGTAGAAACCTCCTATAATAAAATCACGCCAAGTTGTAAAACCTCATTGGATTAGATAAAATAAGATAGAGACTAGgtaagcctaaaagcggagcttcTTAgaattattttacttaaaacaggcaataaaaaaaacattccatTTACAGAAAATCCTAAATCTAATTTTTGTCAAATTAACTGACAGCAAACTTTGAAATAAGAGCACGGAATGCTTATTGGTTTTGTTACTCTCATCATAATCGTTACTGCAGTAACTGATTTCTAACGCATTTACTTTAAATGGTCTTGCTGTTCATCTGTGTCGCTCTTTATCTGTGAATAAAAGGCTATATCTTGCAATAGAATAATATAATAGGATATGACCAGTaaggataaaaataatgaaGTTTTCTGCTCTCAAATTAAATTGGACgaacaaaataaactttgcaGGGTAGAAGCAATTTGTTTTCGAActctgaaaaaattaaaaaagcaattATTGGATTCTACGCAGTTGATTACTCCAATCATACAAGAGGATTCTGGTTTATCAAAAAGATTAATCCTCCTCTACCTTTACGGTTACGAGTTAATGATTTTAATTGCCAAAACCTGGCTTTCTTTATTTGAAGGCaagtcttttttatttaaaatcgaggaaactggaaaaaaaaaagaaacgactTGATACAAGAAATCAAGGGCTTAAGCAGGAAACAAAGAAGAATAAACTGTCATCAGTTCCCATGCACCTACGATATTTCCGCCAAGATTGCCAGAATTTACTTTTGACAAATTTACCAACGGAGGCTAGTAATGGGAAAAGAATAACAGATGttttgtcttaaaaataaagaaTGGCGATGGAATAATCATTCACTTTGTCCGGAATCAGAAGTATGTTTTTGTTGACTGATTTGGACGCTTTACGGAATTGCATGTACATAAATTTGTAAAATAAAGCCATGGTGATTTTATCTGATGGCAAGTTTGTCGTGCCGATCGTTCTACAGAGAACCTCTTTTGTATCACATGATCAATTCAAGCAAACTACAACTGAATGACCGTTCTATCCAGCTACCTCTAGctaaaaactttgaaaagtaGTCAGATTGCCATAATCTACCAACTTCGTTCAAGCTCTCTCTTCTCGGGCAAAGTCAAATGTTGTTATAATGTTAATATTTTGATGTCTGGCAAAACTATAAGTGTATTCAAATTTCGCCGTAAAAGTTACCTGCAGGACAAGGT encodes:
- the LOC140938432 gene encoding uncharacterized protein, whose amino-acid sequence is MYKILLDLHIFPMLNIYRTDPYLGPLQRRSMISNNLSFIPSDAFAELRDLESLFLHGNSIKRIDHTAFHGLKKLDYLTLFDNSLSYIPDGVFKELKSGTKVSITCSNLYQLPAGNSYSSVIDCAPSTTFHLLRLDEEVFYVAGLRRSGFVCHKCRLTLLWRCYNCSLCPIGYYASDKSTNTYMYGSCQPCPAGGFYQDQMGQINCKQCSLGTYVSTERHPGQRPTDCSACPYGTLSNEHAGYRACKCLRGFYRLDRFGPCSDCPAHGISCVNDTAILAPNYFWKWTNQSNKELYKDFISNIHSFGPDYNDSYSKFTASLPKPVKCPFAGSCKGGIDSECEEGYQGNLCATCSHGYYLRFNFCLKCPGFLVSIISSLVVIGVFILIFATVPWGDSKKTENNRTVADIIMSCFKIVIGFYQVIAGVFSALTRVHWPVTLIAMDKFLKLFDGNIFQFAPWSCVYSQLRLNPFLKFILVLSVTFVVVSFAFVYMFLQLLYIKGNKDRPESEKLRALSRLKRSCYRNIFLFLLASYPMTSKTIIQILPLQGACVKHCFSDEGSQCISLMKADYSIQCFTPQHKTYWPFAAVFSVYPVGFPLMVLLLIYKYRQSERYEELSFGLKVFFENYKDKFWFWEITEMYRKLILISLIFLFGSGVVSQIGLTLLVVSVFGVAYTFFRPIKGKFEDLLQTFVLWVIFFDVCLGAMYSTSDVTKDNDSLIVNILFVVLNSSVLLVALGKGIAHLSFVYKKVSSCVLHCIKMIHRGLAYIKRKIVSCFQTVFGQRSEPFDVQRHLLIQEFT